The sequence below is a genomic window from Pleurocapsa sp. PCC 7327.
TTCGTGTTATTGCCCACGTAATAGCACTACCTAACAAAATAGAAGAATTAAAAGCAGTTCTTCTCAATCTTGTCGAACCTACTCGTCAAGAAGAAGGTTGTATTCAGTATGACTTATTTCAGAATCAGACCGATCCGACCGATTTTACTTTTGTAGAAGAATGGACGACTAAACAAGCTTTAGACAAGCATTTGGCGAGCGAACATCTTCAAGCTGCCGTACAAAAAATAGATGGTTTAGTAGCTGCTAATCCAGATATTCGGACTTATCATCAATTAAAGTAAGTTAAGCAAAAATTTCAGATAAATTAGACGTTTTCTGCCCAATCCCAAATTTTTTCTAACTGTCGAAGATTAATTAATCCATACTTCCATAAAACCATCGGCAACACGGTGGGATTTTCTTGAGAATAACGGAGAGCGAGTTTGATGGAGTTGCCTGGAACGGCTAACTCTTCGACTAAAAATTTAACCAATCGTTGTTGCGTCTTAGTTTTCATCGCTCTAACCCAGCTAACGATTTTGACTTGAAACTGAATATACTCAACCCACGTGTCAAGAAAATGACAAGCGATTTTTGCTAAGAACAAATTGCGATCGCTAAATTTGCTAGCGTTATTGTTGCACGTCACTAATATTAAACAAAAAGGGCACGTTACTCTTAGAATCGCCACTAATTACTAGAACTCTTGGCATTTGTGCGCCGCCTTCTCTCCACGATTCGATCGCTTCTTTTTGCAACACTAATGCCCCGCCCTGCGCTTTGAGGGTTTCTGCCAGCAATCGTTGCG
It includes:
- a CDS encoding putative quinol monooxygenase, producing the protein MMSNSTIRVIAHVIALPNKIEELKAVLLNLVEPTRQEEGCIQYDLFQNQTDPTDFTFVEEWTTKQALDKHLASEHLQAAVQKIDGLVAANPDIRTYHQLK
- a CDS encoding DUF2949 domain-containing protein, producing the protein MFLAKIACHFLDTWVEYIQFQVKIVSWVRAMKTKTQQRLVKFLVEELAVPGNSIKLALRYSQENPTVLPMVLWKYGLINLRQLEKIWDWAENV